From the genome of Ananas comosus cultivar F153 linkage group 18, ASM154086v1, whole genome shotgun sequence, one region includes:
- the LOC109724326 gene encoding probable ADP-ribosylation factor GTPase-activating protein AGD11 isoform X3 codes for MQSYGLITFPFHGLLAKGPSTPPQRLENLLTQPGNRVCADCGSPDPKWVSLSLGVFICIKCSGVHRSLGVHISKVLSVKLDEWTDEQVDSLTNAGGNATVNTKYEAFLPENYKKPRPDSSTEERADFIRRKYELQHFSSSNAIILSTAYSNFAAQNNCYSGKSYEKQHTGIRHGLGHAFRNSWRRKESENKAAKKMMGMVEFVGLVKVNIIRGTNLAVRDVMTSDPYVILNLGHQSMKTRVIKSNLNPVWNERLMLSIPDPIPPLKLQVYDKDTFSTDDRMGEAEIDIQPLVFAAKAYENSSALDSLQLGRWLASDDSNLVKDSVISLVDGKIKQEITLRLQNVERGELEIELECVPLSQ; via the exons ATGCAGTCATATGGGTTGATCACATTCCCTTTCCATGGCCTATTAGCCAAAG GTCCCTCTACTCCACCGCAGAGGTTGGAAAATTTGTTGACCCAACCAGGTAATCGAGTTTGCGCCGATTGTGGCTCTCCAGATCCAAAATGGGT GTCACTTAGTCTTGGTGTATTTATCTGTATCAAGTGTTCTGGAGTGCACAGAAGCCTTGGTGTACATATATCTAAG GTCCTCTCAGTGAAGCTAGATGAGTGGACAGATGAACAAGTTGATTCTTTGACCAACGCGGGCGGTAATGCCACTGTAAACACGAAATATGAGGCCTTTTTGCCTGAAAATTATAAGAAACCGCGACCAGATTCTTCAACGGAGGAACGTGCGGATTTTATCAG GAGAAAGTATGAGCTGCAACATTTTTCGAGCTCCAATGCAATTATACTATCTACAGCGTATTCCAATTTCGCCGCACAAAACAACTGTTACAGCGGTAAAAGTTATGAGAAACAACACACCGGAATCCGTCATGGTCTAGGCCATGCCTTCAGAAACAGCTGGAGACGAAAGGAGTCAGAGAATAAGGCCGCGAAGAAGATG atggGGATGGTCGAATTTGTTGGTTTAGTAAAGGTCAACATAATAAGGGGGACCAACTTAGCCGTAAGGGATGTGATGACTAGCGATCCTTACGTTATCCTCAATCTCGGACACCAA TCGATGAAAACACGCGTGATAAAGAGCAATTTGAATCCAGTGTGGAACGAAAGGCTAATGTTATCGATCCCAGATCCCATCCCGCCGCTGAAGCTG CAAGTGTACGACAAGGACACGTTCTCGACAGATGATCGGATGGGGGAGGCGGAGATAGACATCCAGCCGCTGGTTTTTGCGGCAAAAGCCTACGAGAACTCCTCAGCCTTGGACTCGTTGCAGCTCGGGAGATGGTTGGCCAGCGACGACAGTAATCTAGTCAAGGACAGTGTCATCTCTCTCGTGGACGGCAAGATCAAGCAGGAAATCACATTAAGACTTCAGAATGTCGAGCGAGGCGAGCTGGAGATCGAGCTCGAGTGCGTCCCTCTCAGCCAATGA
- the LOC109724326 gene encoding probable ADP-ribosylation factor GTPase-activating protein AGD11 isoform X1 has protein sequence MQSYGLITFPFHGLLAKGPSTPPQRLENLLTQPGNRVCADCGSPDPKWVSLSLGVFICIKCSGVHRSLGVHISKVLSVKLDEWTDEQVDSLTNAGGNATVNTKYEAFLPENYKKPRPDSSTEERADFIRRKYELQHFSSSNAIILSTAYSNFAAQNNCYSGKSYEKQHTGIRHGLGHAFRNSWRRKESENKAAKKMMGMVEFVGLVKVNIIRGTNLAVRDVMTSDPYVILNLGHQVSKYFHRLNLNISGSRNGSGFFFFFLPLFPLQSMKTRVIKSNLNPVWNERLMLSIPDPIPPLKLQVYDKDTFSTDDRMGEAEIDIQPLVFAAKAYENSSALDSLQLGRWLASDDSNLVKDSVISLVDGKIKQEITLRLQNVERGELEIELECVPLSQ, from the exons ATGCAGTCATATGGGTTGATCACATTCCCTTTCCATGGCCTATTAGCCAAAG GTCCCTCTACTCCACCGCAGAGGTTGGAAAATTTGTTGACCCAACCAGGTAATCGAGTTTGCGCCGATTGTGGCTCTCCAGATCCAAAATGGGT GTCACTTAGTCTTGGTGTATTTATCTGTATCAAGTGTTCTGGAGTGCACAGAAGCCTTGGTGTACATATATCTAAG GTCCTCTCAGTGAAGCTAGATGAGTGGACAGATGAACAAGTTGATTCTTTGACCAACGCGGGCGGTAATGCCACTGTAAACACGAAATATGAGGCCTTTTTGCCTGAAAATTATAAGAAACCGCGACCAGATTCTTCAACGGAGGAACGTGCGGATTTTATCAG GAGAAAGTATGAGCTGCAACATTTTTCGAGCTCCAATGCAATTATACTATCTACAGCGTATTCCAATTTCGCCGCACAAAACAACTGTTACAGCGGTAAAAGTTATGAGAAACAACACACCGGAATCCGTCATGGTCTAGGCCATGCCTTCAGAAACAGCTGGAGACGAAAGGAGTCAGAGAATAAGGCCGCGAAGAAGATG atggGGATGGTCGAATTTGTTGGTTTAGTAAAGGTCAACATAATAAGGGGGACCAACTTAGCCGTAAGGGATGTGATGACTAGCGATCCTTACGTTATCCTCAATCTCGGACACCAAGTAAGCAAATATTTTCACCgattaaatctaaatatatCGGGGTCGCGAAATGGTtcaggcttttttttttttttcctccctctGTTCCCTTTGCAGTCGATGAAAACACGCGTGATAAAGAGCAATTTGAATCCAGTGTGGAACGAAAGGCTAATGTTATCGATCCCAGATCCCATCCCGCCGCTGAAGCTG CAAGTGTACGACAAGGACACGTTCTCGACAGATGATCGGATGGGGGAGGCGGAGATAGACATCCAGCCGCTGGTTTTTGCGGCAAAAGCCTACGAGAACTCCTCAGCCTTGGACTCGTTGCAGCTCGGGAGATGGTTGGCCAGCGACGACAGTAATCTAGTCAAGGACAGTGTCATCTCTCTCGTGGACGGCAAGATCAAGCAGGAAATCACATTAAGACTTCAGAATGTCGAGCGAGGCGAGCTGGAGATCGAGCTCGAGTGCGTCCCTCTCAGCCAATGA
- the LOC109724326 gene encoding probable ADP-ribosylation factor GTPase-activating protein AGD11 isoform X5 produces the protein MQSYGLITFPFHGLLAKGPSTPPQRLENLLTQPGNRVCADCGSPDPKWVSLSLGVFICIKCSGVHRSLGVHISKVLSVKLDEWTDEQVDSLTNAGGNATVNTKYEAFLPENYKKPRPDSSTEERADFIRRKYELQHFSSSNAIILSTAYSNFAAQNNCYSGKSYEKQHTGIRHGLGHAFRNSWRRKESENKAAKKMMGMVEFVGLVKVNIIRGTNLAVRDVMTSDPYVILNLGHQVSKYFHRLNLNISGSRNGSGFFFFFLPLFPLQSMKTRVIKSNLNPVWNERLMLSIPDPIPPLKLRLDLQFLVDYEIL, from the exons ATGCAGTCATATGGGTTGATCACATTCCCTTTCCATGGCCTATTAGCCAAAG GTCCCTCTACTCCACCGCAGAGGTTGGAAAATTTGTTGACCCAACCAGGTAATCGAGTTTGCGCCGATTGTGGCTCTCCAGATCCAAAATGGGT GTCACTTAGTCTTGGTGTATTTATCTGTATCAAGTGTTCTGGAGTGCACAGAAGCCTTGGTGTACATATATCTAAG GTCCTCTCAGTGAAGCTAGATGAGTGGACAGATGAACAAGTTGATTCTTTGACCAACGCGGGCGGTAATGCCACTGTAAACACGAAATATGAGGCCTTTTTGCCTGAAAATTATAAGAAACCGCGACCAGATTCTTCAACGGAGGAACGTGCGGATTTTATCAG GAGAAAGTATGAGCTGCAACATTTTTCGAGCTCCAATGCAATTATACTATCTACAGCGTATTCCAATTTCGCCGCACAAAACAACTGTTACAGCGGTAAAAGTTATGAGAAACAACACACCGGAATCCGTCATGGTCTAGGCCATGCCTTCAGAAACAGCTGGAGACGAAAGGAGTCAGAGAATAAGGCCGCGAAGAAGATG atggGGATGGTCGAATTTGTTGGTTTAGTAAAGGTCAACATAATAAGGGGGACCAACTTAGCCGTAAGGGATGTGATGACTAGCGATCCTTACGTTATCCTCAATCTCGGACACCAAGTAAGCAAATATTTTCACCgattaaatctaaatatatCGGGGTCGCGAAATGGTtcaggcttttttttttttttcctccctctGTTCCCTTTGCAGTCGATGAAAACACGCGTGATAAAGAGCAATTTGAATCCAGTGTGGAACGAAAGGCTAATGTTATCGATCCCAGATCCCATCCCGCCGCTGAAGCTG AGATTGGATCTGCAGTTCCTCGTTGATTACGAGATTTTGTGA
- the LOC109724326 gene encoding probable ADP-ribosylation factor GTPase-activating protein AGD11 isoform X2 has translation MSSTNPPGPSTPPQRLENLLTQPGNRVCADCGSPDPKWVSLSLGVFICIKCSGVHRSLGVHISKVLSVKLDEWTDEQVDSLTNAGGNATVNTKYEAFLPENYKKPRPDSSTEERADFIRRKYELQHFSSSNAIILSTAYSNFAAQNNCYSGKSYEKQHTGIRHGLGHAFRNSWRRKESENKAAKKMMGMVEFVGLVKVNIIRGTNLAVRDVMTSDPYVILNLGHQVSKYFHRLNLNISGSRNGSGFFFFFLPLFPLQSMKTRVIKSNLNPVWNERLMLSIPDPIPPLKLQVYDKDTFSTDDRMGEAEIDIQPLVFAAKAYENSSALDSLQLGRWLASDDSNLVKDSVISLVDGKIKQEITLRLQNVERGELEIELECVPLSQ, from the exons ATGAGCTCAACAAATCCTCcag GTCCCTCTACTCCACCGCAGAGGTTGGAAAATTTGTTGACCCAACCAGGTAATCGAGTTTGCGCCGATTGTGGCTCTCCAGATCCAAAATGGGT GTCACTTAGTCTTGGTGTATTTATCTGTATCAAGTGTTCTGGAGTGCACAGAAGCCTTGGTGTACATATATCTAAG GTCCTCTCAGTGAAGCTAGATGAGTGGACAGATGAACAAGTTGATTCTTTGACCAACGCGGGCGGTAATGCCACTGTAAACACGAAATATGAGGCCTTTTTGCCTGAAAATTATAAGAAACCGCGACCAGATTCTTCAACGGAGGAACGTGCGGATTTTATCAG GAGAAAGTATGAGCTGCAACATTTTTCGAGCTCCAATGCAATTATACTATCTACAGCGTATTCCAATTTCGCCGCACAAAACAACTGTTACAGCGGTAAAAGTTATGAGAAACAACACACCGGAATCCGTCATGGTCTAGGCCATGCCTTCAGAAACAGCTGGAGACGAAAGGAGTCAGAGAATAAGGCCGCGAAGAAGATG atggGGATGGTCGAATTTGTTGGTTTAGTAAAGGTCAACATAATAAGGGGGACCAACTTAGCCGTAAGGGATGTGATGACTAGCGATCCTTACGTTATCCTCAATCTCGGACACCAAGTAAGCAAATATTTTCACCgattaaatctaaatatatCGGGGTCGCGAAATGGTtcaggcttttttttttttttcctccctctGTTCCCTTTGCAGTCGATGAAAACACGCGTGATAAAGAGCAATTTGAATCCAGTGTGGAACGAAAGGCTAATGTTATCGATCCCAGATCCCATCCCGCCGCTGAAGCTG CAAGTGTACGACAAGGACACGTTCTCGACAGATGATCGGATGGGGGAGGCGGAGATAGACATCCAGCCGCTGGTTTTTGCGGCAAAAGCCTACGAGAACTCCTCAGCCTTGGACTCGTTGCAGCTCGGGAGATGGTTGGCCAGCGACGACAGTAATCTAGTCAAGGACAGTGTCATCTCTCTCGTGGACGGCAAGATCAAGCAGGAAATCACATTAAGACTTCAGAATGTCGAGCGAGGCGAGCTGGAGATCGAGCTCGAGTGCGTCCCTCTCAGCCAATGA
- the LOC109724326 gene encoding probable ADP-ribosylation factor GTPase-activating protein AGD11 isoform X4 has protein sequence MGVLSVKLDEWTDEQVDSLTNAGGNATVNTKYEAFLPENYKKPRPDSSTEERADFIRRKYELQHFSSSNAIILSTAYSNFAAQNNCYSGKSYEKQHTGIRHGLGHAFRNSWRRKESENKAAKKMMGMVEFVGLVKVNIIRGTNLAVRDVMTSDPYVILNLGHQVSKYFHRLNLNISGSRNGSGFFFFFLPLFPLQSMKTRVIKSNLNPVWNERLMLSIPDPIPPLKLQVYDKDTFSTDDRMGEAEIDIQPLVFAAKAYENSSALDSLQLGRWLASDDSNLVKDSVISLVDGKIKQEITLRLQNVERGELEIELECVPLSQ, from the exons ATGGGT GTCCTCTCAGTGAAGCTAGATGAGTGGACAGATGAACAAGTTGATTCTTTGACCAACGCGGGCGGTAATGCCACTGTAAACACGAAATATGAGGCCTTTTTGCCTGAAAATTATAAGAAACCGCGACCAGATTCTTCAACGGAGGAACGTGCGGATTTTATCAG GAGAAAGTATGAGCTGCAACATTTTTCGAGCTCCAATGCAATTATACTATCTACAGCGTATTCCAATTTCGCCGCACAAAACAACTGTTACAGCGGTAAAAGTTATGAGAAACAACACACCGGAATCCGTCATGGTCTAGGCCATGCCTTCAGAAACAGCTGGAGACGAAAGGAGTCAGAGAATAAGGCCGCGAAGAAGATG atggGGATGGTCGAATTTGTTGGTTTAGTAAAGGTCAACATAATAAGGGGGACCAACTTAGCCGTAAGGGATGTGATGACTAGCGATCCTTACGTTATCCTCAATCTCGGACACCAAGTAAGCAAATATTTTCACCgattaaatctaaatatatCGGGGTCGCGAAATGGTtcaggcttttttttttttttcctccctctGTTCCCTTTGCAGTCGATGAAAACACGCGTGATAAAGAGCAATTTGAATCCAGTGTGGAACGAAAGGCTAATGTTATCGATCCCAGATCCCATCCCGCCGCTGAAGCTG CAAGTGTACGACAAGGACACGTTCTCGACAGATGATCGGATGGGGGAGGCGGAGATAGACATCCAGCCGCTGGTTTTTGCGGCAAAAGCCTACGAGAACTCCTCAGCCTTGGACTCGTTGCAGCTCGGGAGATGGTTGGCCAGCGACGACAGTAATCTAGTCAAGGACAGTGTCATCTCTCTCGTGGACGGCAAGATCAAGCAGGAAATCACATTAAGACTTCAGAATGTCGAGCGAGGCGAGCTGGAGATCGAGCTCGAGTGCGTCCCTCTCAGCCAATGA